Within the Microtus ochrogaster isolate Prairie Vole_2 unplaced genomic scaffold, MicOch1.0 UNK223, whole genome shotgun sequence genome, the region TAAGGAGAGGCCTGATCTGTACTGGAAGAAAGACCCCGTCCACCTAAGCTTCCAATCTGTATAAGGAAAATCCCTGAGAACTTTCTGATCCTAGAAAGGGAAAAAGCTGTAGCAAATGTGAGTCAAAGGGGACAAACTTCATACCAGGCCAGGCCAAACAGAGCCAATGAAGTCAGATCCTGTGCAGCAGGGGCATCCCTAAGCAAAGGCCCAGAGAGCCCACTGTGTGGAACTGTGGAAGTAAAACCCGCATTGCACTGTGGACCCTAAGATGTTGGAGAGACCAGAACCATGAAAtgtctgccaaggaaagctgcatACAGGGAGTGGAAACAGCCTAACAGAAAAATGGATGTTGCAGGTCCCAAAGCTGAAAGGGGAAACTCCATAAAATGGAGTAGTGAGGATATTGAAACCCAGAAGAAGAATGTGTacttacttaatttatttttcaacagttaaatatatttatatattttagtcatATTCTTCTTATCAACCTTTCTCATCCCTCTCACTCTTTCTTATGACTTTTCCCAAGAAAACTACACGGCACCTTCTAGTACAATGAATGCTAGTTTaacttcctattttattttatttttattgaaaatagatatttttcatacaaatattctgattatggtttccccttccccaacttcTCTCAAATGTTCCCACTTCCTCACCAACCCTAatccaccccctttcttttttttcattagcaCACAAGCAcgcatctaaaaaataaataacaataataataagataagattaaaagcaaaccagaatatggcaaaacaaacaaatggaacaaaaagctaaaaataaaaaaactacaagaaacacatataggtGGAGGgacacatatgttcacacagagagaaatgtttAGCATTCCTGATTCCCCTAGTATTTATCTGTGAATACAAGGACTTCTACAGGGGCTACCTGGTATTGTGGACCGTGTGAGATCCCAGGAAAGACTATGGAACTAATGATCCTTGATGGGAAcctattttcttgaattttcatATTACTTCCTTTTTTGCTATGGGGTCTGGGCATCTGGAGTTAAGTTaatgtttgtgtctttttatatatgttaAGAATAGTTTTTATTCTTGCATAAACTCTGGGTTAAGTTCCCAGTAACCATGCAGTAACTTCCAACATAATGTAACTAAGGTTCAGAGTATCTGACACACCCTTCTGACCTATGTGAACATTAGGTAACTCCTTCtgtgcacagatatgcataaaggccaacattatatacataaaatacaaataaatgagtttttaaaataattagcaacttaaaagcaaagagatttttactaaaataactgaatgtaaaataataaatcaaaatcaTATGCTTACATTTAGAAGAATAATGGCAGTGGccaattaacttttaaaagagtTTAAACTAACTTTCAGTTCATGAAATATGAGTTCAAAAAGCAAATGGTacattatttcataaatatattaagATGCACTTGAATCATATTCAGAGTATATGAAGTTGTGCACTAATACCATACATGGATCTTATACCATACATCTGAGActtaaaacaggagggagaacTCAGGACGTGAGCTATCATACTGCTTTCTGGATATTCAACATGTTTGGGTCTTTTGATAAGATTTTAAGCCTACTCAGTTGTACCCCCAAAGATGAAGCTACAGACTTGGGATCTTTTATAAAGTCCATAGGAAATTAAGCTGAAGAGAGCAGGTCTATCCAGAGCTCCATGGGCGACTGGAGAGAGTCCACAGGGTGTATAGTGGTCTGGGCAGTTTGGATGAATCCCAAGGGAGAGGGGCAGAGTGAAGTAAGCCTCTTATCACCCACGTGTACATCTACAGATAGTTCCAAGGTAGGGTGGTGGGCTGAGTATCTTCAGTTTACACCCAGGGGAAATATCTGTGGGAAGCAGTTCTCCCACTGGGGTAAGCTATATGGACTAGGTGCATAGAAAATATTCTGAGTCAAAGATGTCTAGAGCTAAGAGTGAAGCCTTGTCTGGCCTCTTTCTAGGAGCCAACCATGAGAGCTGGGCATGAGAATCATGCCTAGAGAATCAACAGTATTAACGAGTATGAAGTCCTGGTGAAGGAAAATGAGGTCATGCACAGCCCAGGGAAAAGTATAGCATCATCAGCACAAGATCTGGGAAAGGCAATCTTTTGCAGCctagggaggagaaaagagagggtcCTACCAGTCTTTGCAGGATCACTAAAAGACAGGCTAGGTCTCAGTGGCCTAGGAAGTACAACCTGGTACTGTGGATAGGGTGGGATCCTAGAAAATTTGAGTGGAATCTTGGGtggatgaaagagaaaaaggtaaGGACTCTACCTGAAAGCATGGTTAGCATGGTGTGCTAATGTCCAAATGGTTAGGTATTTAAAAACTGGGTCTCTAGTTGGTAGCACTGTTTGGAAGACTTCGGAAGTGAAGCCTTGCTGGAGGGTGCATTTGAGAGTATATGGCAACTTTGAGAGTATACGGCTTTTCTCTACTTCCAGTTTGTACTCTCCTTCATTCACATGGTAGAatatgtgagttctcagctaaCTGCTTAGACCAtgatgcctgcctgctgtcatgtctCCCAGCCATAATATACTCTTTACCCTCCAGAGCTAAGCTACTTTTGGTTATGTGATTTGcgacagcaacagagaaagaaatgaatatgcATGCATGGTGTGGGAGGtgtttctgtctatgtgtttcttttgttggttaatgaataaagaaactgtcttggcctgttgacaaggcagaatttaggtaggtggggaagacagaactgaatactgggagaaagaagggcggagttagagaagccatggatctgccactggAGGTAGACAggctgagactttgctggtaggccacgagcttgtggtgatatacagattaatagaaatgggttaaattaatatgtaagagttaatcaATAGAAGCTAGAGCTgagacaagcagtgatttaatgaatacaatttctgtgtggttattttggggataaACTAGCCAGGTgaccgggacaaacaagcaggccctcctacACATGCGGTCTGGGGAAAGACACACAGGATCCAGTAAGGcctggagagaggggaaaagaatcCCTAAACAGCCCTGTGGTCAATATGAAGTCCTATTAAGAACAAATAGGATCTTGGGCATctaaaggggagaaagaagaggactCTTGTCTGGAAAGGAAGCACAGTGGGTACACtgtgaaagaaaaacaggatCTTTAGGATCCTAGGGAGTTAAGAGAGAGGGTCCCATCCAGCAATGTCATCTTTACAAGGCCCTGAGAACTCCAGGCTTAGTCTTGGTCAGCCTAGGGAGCAGAAAGGAaagtcatgttgtctcttcattGTTTCCCAAGTAGAATGAGCTCTAATGGCTTCCATTTAAACATTCTGATCTTAATAACACTCACTCTACCAGTCATGGAACAGAATGTGGTGATTCCTTCAATCTTCGAGTATATCTACTGCAATTATGCATTCTGGGACTTGGGAAATAATCATGAAATGAGTTTGGGGACACACTGCACTATCTGTGTTTTGGTCCTGGAATAAAAGTCCAAATAGATCCCCTGAGTGCCACAAGCACTTACTTTCACTGGAAGGTCATAAGGCTGTCTGAAATCTCCAAGAATCTATGTCACGCTAGAGACAACAATGGGCCCTGAAGAGTCTGACTATTCCATTTTCCCCAGTATATAGTAACCTGGTAAAGGTCCATTAAGAAAGATAGAGGGAAAGTGCCATGATCTGGACTGATGGGAGAAGGATCATTAGAATCCCTCAGGGATGTTCCGTATTGGTGGTCCGATGCAGACAGATCAGCCTTGAACACATAAACAACAAAAGTGGTCTCATCAGGTTCtacttatatatgtattcatacataaacacacacatatgtgtgtatgtatgtatatatataatcaaatatatatgattatatatataatcaaagaaaataaggATAAAACTTAAGAGGGATCATTGGAGTGTTTGAAAGAGTATATCTAGGAGTatctggagggaagaaagggaagaagaagtgATATAGTACTACTTCAGTaaaaaatattaggaaatgtTATTCTACAGGTACAGGCAAATATCCTAGGCACTGCAAATTTGCAGTGAAGtgggcatggagagatggctcagtggttaagagtgtttgatGCACAATCAGGAGGTGAAGGCATTGGCTATAAGTAAACACATAAAATCTGAGCATAATCCCCTCAATGTCTATAACTCAAGAACTGAAGGGTCCATCAACAAGCggatccctgggacttgttgATGGCAAACCTAGCTGAACTTCAGGTTGATGAAATATTCTGCCTCAAAGGAACCAGGCAAGAGTGAGAAGGGGACACCCAGCACTATCCTCTGACCGCCATTCACACAGGCAcgcacgttcacacacacacacacacacacacacacacacacacacacacgtgcaaactCCCAACTATGCCCACCATCCCAAACGGACACACAGAAAGGAATAGCCATCACAGAATGTACAatcaaaatgaatataaaacGTAATAACATTTGTATCAAGGTTAGAAAGGGAAGATTGAAAAACTGTGCCCAAtgaaatagagaagaaaacaagtaaataatgaAAAGTGTGAATGCATTTTACCATTAGTATCATATTTTTGTTGACAgagacagcaacaaaaaacaagttCTTATTCCACAATAATGATGACTATCAAATGTCCTATAACATTTTAGAGTAATCCCACATCCTCCAGGGTGGAATGTTTCAATGCAGATGAAATGTTGGACAATACCCACACAGGTTTAATGGAAGACAGGACAtagtaactttaaaattaaaaagaaggttGAGGGAATGGAGAGAAGGCTCATAGGTTAAAAATTATTGCTCTCCTTTCTGAGTGCACTTGGtgcaattcccagaacccacatggtggctcacaaccatctgtaactctacttccaagggacccaatgcccttctctggtctctgtgggtatcaGGCTTACAATAGGTACACaggtatacatacaggcaaaacacccaaacacacaaaatactTAGTTAAAAAGATGAAATCAATTATCTCATACTGTAAAGTTTCATTCATCCTATTTTGAAAAGGTACAATGATATTCATGTTAACAATGGCTTTCATTTGTTTCTATGAAACATTACTTTATTAATCAAATCATTGAAGGATTGTTTGACTTGTTGATTTCTTAACGTGTAAATAAAAGGGTTCAACATGGGAGCAATTGAAGTATTGAGAAGAGCCACCCCTTTGGTCAGCGATGCCCTTTCGTTGGCAGAAGGTTTGACGTACATGAAGATGCAGCTTCCATAAGAGAGGGAGATGACAATCATGTGAGAGGAGCAGGTGGAGAAAGCCTTTTTCCTCTGGCTGGCAGATGGGAACCTCAGGATGGTGCTGATGATGTAGATGTATGACAGAATCACTAGGGCCAGTGTGAACAACAAAGTgataaaggcaaaataaaaaccaattgtTTCTAAAAACCATGTATCTGAGCATGACAGTTGTAAAATGGGGAAGTAGTCACAGCAGAAATGGTCAACGACATTTGAAGCACAAAAATCTAACTTGAGGAATAACATGAGCAGTGGGAAGATGGTCAGAAACCCTCCCAGCCATGAGGTGAGAACAAGAAAGGCACAAACTTTCTGACTCATGATGACGGTGTAATGCAGTGGCTTGCAGATGGCAACATAGCGATCATAAGACATAGCGGTTAGAAGAAAGAACTCAGACACTCCCatggagatgaagaaaaataactgagCAAAACAGTTGTTGTAAGAGATTGTCTTGACTTGAGTAACTATTGACTCCAAAAATCTAGGAATGGAAACACTGGTAAATATAATTTCTAAGAAGGAGAAATTCCGGAGGAAGAAATACATAGGCGTCTTTAACTGAGAGTCAAGCAAGGTGAGGGTGATGATGGTTAGGTTTCCACACACACTTAATATGTAagcaatgaataaaaagaaaaaaattacagcctGAAGCTCAGGTGTGTCTGAAATGCCCAAGAGCACAAACTCTGTAATCACAGAATGGTTTCTCATAATGATTTATTGTTCATAGAATCTATTGATAAAAATCAAAGTGCAAATTTTATGTTGATGAATTAAAGTTTAAATATTGATATTACTATATCcagtaaaatgaaacaatatCTTTTCATTCCTATTAAACAATTAAAACATCTTgttgaaggaaaacatttttaaatgggttATAAAGCTCCCTTCAATAATTATACACAAAACCTTTACATACAGTCATAATTTCTATATGTGTAGAGTACTTTTGAACTATAGATTTCTGCAACAATAGTTTAATACTGTCTTCATTTCCAATATAAAACATTACTTTCTGGTTTCATACATCATATGCTTTCATAACtgaatacataatttttaatttcaactaTAATACTATTTTCCAAACTTCTATAATTTATTGGTAGAAACTGAGCACCTAATCGTATTTACTAAACATAAATGCTGTCATGGTTATTTTCAAACTTaatatgtgttattttaaaatgaccagaaaaacaaatgtgtttgtgAACACTGAAattgtcagagaccagcttcaacaaaaataccactacCAGGGTAGGGGAATGTGGGttggaaaaataagtaaagagaacaaaattgcaagtgaaaataataaaacagaaaatatagaataGTACCAAGAGGGAGTTCCAATGAATACTGAAATTTGTTTGCCTTTAATTTTCCATGCACTTTTATAACCCAATATAACAGGTGGAAGCAGACAGAAGACTGCTTTAACACGGTACAAAGGACAATTAGAATAGTTACCTCCTTCAATATTTAGAGCCATCAAGCCACTAATCCATGATAAaggcattctgttgtttaggcagtgaactaacctagaccaagtatcctgaaggcaggcactccctaggtcaaaccacctatttcaaaagaaggagcagaagtatgcttgaatgtCCTAACCATTAGGCAGAGTGGAGTGGGTGGAtctgtatgggccatcttaagGTCCAAAACACAAGAAACCACACCTTAGCTCAGGATGTTTAACTATATTTGTTATCAAAAATTTTGAGTGAGCTgaaactctgaccttcagacaagatgaaaataggctcacatttttgggcctccacaagaaatgagaatggattttctattattataaaaACAAGTAAGTCCTAATTTGTGGGAATAAAAACAATagcaaggaaaaataatttaagcagAGCCAGAGGTCAGTAACTACTTTCTGTGAATTCTGAGCCATTTACAGCATTTCGACATGTTCTTTTTACTAAGTTCACTTTGTGATCTTATCTTTAAACTTTCTTGAGGACAAAAAGGAACTCATACAGAAGATTTATTACGTCAAATCATAATAGTGCCTtccttctcaaagaatcaacagaataaataaaaatgtctgtagGATTTACTTCATCAAGCTCTACACTGTAATCTCCTATCTGTCCTACTTTCTCCTGAGAGCTAACAGACAGCACAGCGTGTGTGGTGATCACCGTGTGATGGGCTACTTTCTAGACAGGGAGTCAGCAAGGGATAAGTACCAAAGCTGATAGTGGGCACTGTCCacctttttctgtcttgttttctgagtctctgtgatttttctctttaggaATAGACatatatttttcatcattatgtCATCAAAATTGACAGATAACTGTTATATGGTTtacatgataattttaaaattataataaaattcaatGTTAATAGTAATAAATGTACTCAAGTGATAATTCGGGGATCCTTGCATTTTTCTAGTAAAGTAAATCTTccaacaatatataaaaattcatttcttaaCAAATGTGAAATACATTTTGGTGTATATGATAATACCAGTTAGATATAAAACCCTACAGTCTACAAATATGACTTAATTTCTgccatttaaaacacaaaattagaCATATTTATAATATTCTCCAAAAGTTTTTCTTATTCAGGTCGCTCTTGACTAAATTTTCCACTGAATCCTGTCATATTAAAAACTTCACACTGAATTGCTTGTGAAATTGCTAACAGCCTTAGTGTTTGAAATCTGCACAAACATAAATACAGCCTTACCTTTTCTGGCCAGAGTATAAATCCCTGATATACTCAGCTAAAGAACAGAAGGATGCACACAGAAGCTCAAGACGTGTGTGGTGATGTCGTGACTCCTCTTtcttgaaaaccaaacactatagagagacagagaaaaagtgAACCAATCAACTGATAACACTCGACCTGACTTCCCTTTGATCAAGCAATTTTCCTAATAAGAGCATGGACTCAGTCTATGCTCAGGAGATGATTCTTTCTCTATTCActtgggattaaactcagggctAACCTGTCCTACAACGGGCTCCGTGTTGACACTCTTAGTGATAGTTTACTAATTAGTAAATTCTGCCagtgcagagcagaatagagaacttaaataaaaattactttaatatCTCCAAAAGTTAGGGTTCtatcttttccttgatttttatttttccacagtaTGAGATCCAGAGTCACAGCAGTGTACGGAGACCTATCCTCTTCCTACCCCTCATTTCCTTCAAACCTTTTTATTAGTCAAAAGAACATATACCACAACAAATCAAATAGTTTCTATGTATCACATAAACAATCACAGGCTCAGTTATTGtattgtattattatattttattgtattttacataTTCTACAAATGCAGACACTGTGAGATTTTCCTGTACAAAATGTTCTATAACTTTCCTatcctgttttctttcagttaacACTGAGAAATGGATGTTATTTTTGTCAagttctctagaaaaaaaatccatccttttATATCAATTACATGGGATACCCAAGGAGACTTGtacaataatttattaatttgatgGTTGGTTAAGATTAAGGTTGGGACCAggtggtggtgttgcatgcctttaatcccagcacttggaaggctgaggaaggTGAATCTGTACTTTCtgttatgctagagaggatgtggagcaaggggaacactcctccactgctggtaggagtacaaacttgtacagtcattttagaaatcaatatggcagtgtctcagaaaactgggaatcaaactaccTCAAAacctagctataccactcttggacatatatccaaaggatgcacaatcatatgacaagaacacttgctcaactatattcatagcattatttgtaatagccagaacctgaaaacaacctagatgtccctcaactgaagaacggggtaaagaaaatgtgtatatttatacaatggagtattactcaactgttaaaaacaatggcatcttgaaatttgcaggcaaatggatggaacttaaaaaaataataatcctgcATGAGGTAACctagaaccaaaaagaaaacatgatatgttctcacttataagtggatattagctgtaaagtaaaacaTGGTCTTGCCCTGGTCTTCAAACCCAGACAGGCTTTAAACCCAAAGAGGAATTAGAGAGGAATGTATGGATCtcactgggaaggagaaataggtTTTTGAGGGTGAATTG harbors:
- the LOC101986930 gene encoding olfactory receptor 6C3-like isoform X2, translated to MRNHSVITEFVLLGISDTPELQAVIFFFLFIAYILSVCGNLTIITLTLLDSQLKTPMYFFLRNFSFLEIIFTSVSIPRFLESIVTQVKTISYNNCFAQLFFFISMGVSEFFLLTAMSYDRYVAICKPLHYTVIMSQKVCAFLVLTSWLGGFLTIFPLLMLFLKLDFCASNVVDHFCCDYFPILQLSCSDTWFLETIGFYFAFITLLFTLALVILSYIYIISTILRFPSASQRKKAFSTCSSHMIVISLSYGSCIFMYVKPSANERASLTKGVALLNTSIAPMLNPFIYTLRNQQVKQSFNDLINKLILLGKQ
- the LOC101986930 gene encoding olfactory receptor 6C3-like isoform X1, which gives rise to MRNHSVITEFVLLGISDTPELQAVIFFFLFIAYILSVCGNLTIITLTLLDSQLKTPMYFFLRNFSFLEIIFTSVSIPRFLESIVTQVKTISYNNCFAQLFFFISMGVSEFFLLTAMSYDRYVAICKPLHYTVIMSQKVCAFLVLTSWLGGFLTIFPLLMLFLKLDFCASNVVDHFCCDYFPILQLSCSDTWFLETIGFYFAFITLLFTLALVILSYIYIISTILRFPSASQRKKAFSTCSSHMIVISLSYGSCIFMYVKPSANERASLTKGVALLNTSIAPMLNPFIYTLRNQQVKQSFNDLINKVMFHRNK